In Daphnia pulicaria isolate SC F1-1A chromosome 5, SC_F0-13Bv2, whole genome shotgun sequence, a single genomic region encodes these proteins:
- the LOC124341077 gene encoding alpha-L-fucosidase-like, with the protein MKILVLLKLATVLTVISADFLNKNNAEDDVFDVNLENEEQANNKRFTPDWESLDTREIPSWFDYAKFGIFIHWGVFSVPSFGEWFWYNWKEKSPPFVEFMEKNYPPGFTYANFAQQFRAEFFDPNHWAEILKSSGAKYVVLTSKHHEGFTLWPSKYSWNWNAMDVGPKRDLVGELAEAIREKTNMHFGLYHSLYEWYHPLYLQDKANNFETQDFVRLKTMPELYELVNTYKPDVIWSDGDWEASEKYWDTLNFLAWLYNDSPVRHTVVVNDRWGHGVGCKHGDFVNCQDRYNPGVLQTRKWENAMTIDKEAWAFRRNARLSDFLTTRELIETLVTTVSCGGNLLMNIGPTADGVIRPIFEERLRDVGSWLQVNGEAIFGTRPWTLQNDTLTSNVWYTSKRIFIWKYVYGITLRWPENNTLMIGAPVPLTDGSVVTLLGYKDPLKWSIFKGVLSIQFPEMNKVESQWGWTVKFAI; encoded by the exons ATGAAGATACTTGTGCTTTTAAAGTTGGCAACTGTTTTGACAGTTATTTCGGCTGATTTTCTCAACAAGAACAATGCAGAAGACGATGTGTTTGACGTCAATTT agaaaatgaagaacaagCCAACAACAAGCGGTTCACTCCTGACTGGGAAAGCTTGGACACTCGAGAAATACCGTCCTGGTTTGATTATGCCAAATTCGGGATTTTTATTCACTGGGGAGTTTTCTCTGTCCCCTCGTTTGGCGAATGGTTTTGGTACAATTGGAAGG AGAAAAGTCCTCCTTTCGTGGAGTTTATGGAGAAGAACTATCCGCCCGGTTTCACTTATGCGAATTTCGCCCAACAATTCCGCGCCGAATTTTTCGATCCGAATCACTGGGCTGAAATACTCAAGAGTTCAGGGGCCAA ATACGTCGTCCTGACAAGCAAGCACCACGAAGGGTTCACTCTTTGGCCGTCAAAGTATTCCTGGAACTGGAATGCCATGGATGTTGGACCCAAACGAGATCTCGTCG GTGAATTGGCCGAAGCCATTAGAGAGAAAACGAACATGCATTTCGGTCTGTATCACAGTTTGTACGAATGGTATCACCCCCTTTACCTTCAAGATAAAGCCAACAATTTCGAGACGCAAGATTTTGTCAGGTTGAAAACGATGCCCGAACTGTACGAATTG GTAAACACTTATAAACCGGACGTCATTTGGTCGGATGGCGACTGGGAAGCCAGCGAGAAATACTGGGACACACTCAACTTCCTGGCCTGGCTTTACAACGACAGTCCAGTACGTCACACGGTGGTCGTGAATGATCGGTGGGGACATGGCGTTGGGTGTAAACACGGCGATTTCGTGAATTGTCAAGACAGATACAATCCAG gtgttttgcaGACGCGTAAATGGGAGAACGCCATGACGATCGACAAAGAAGCCTGGGCCTTCCGACGTAACGCCCGCCTTTCCGACTTTCTAACGACTCGGGAGTTGATCGAGACGCTTGTGACCACCGTCAGTTGCGGAG GAAATTTATTGATGAATATCGGGCCCACGGCGGACGGCGTGATTCGTCCAATATTCGAAGAGCGTCTGCGCGACGTCGGGTCGTGGTTGCAAGTCAACGGCGAAGCTATTTTCGGAACTCGTCCGTGGACACTCCAAAATGATACTCTAACCAGCAATGTTTG GTACACCAGTAAGAGAATTTTCATATGGAAGTACGTGTACGGAATAACTCTACGATGGCCGGAAAACAACACCCTAATGATCGGAGCTCCAGTTCCATTGACTGATGGATCTGTCGTCACTTTGCTGGGATACAAAGATCCATTAAAA tGGAGTATTTTTAAAGGCGTCCTATCAATCCAATTTcctgaaatgaataaagtcgAGAGCCAGTGGGGATGGACAGTGAAATTcgccatataa
- the LOC124340833 gene encoding chromatin-remodeling complex ATPase chain Iswi-like, which yields MSKSEEESSPMETPADTGENSQTESSSRSSLSKGKDDFDKKTEVDRSKRFDYLLKQTELFGHFMAAPGTKAPSSPLKLKPGRPRKEKKIAEAGDNRHRKTEEEEDEELMEEVKAAEKAALVTRFDTSPFYIKGGEMRDYQVRGLNWMISLYENGINGILADEMGLGKTLQTISLLGYMKHYRNINGPHMVIVPKSTLANWMNEFKKWCPTLRAVCLTGDQETRANIVRDEIMPGEWDACVTSYEIVMKERAVFKKFNWRYMVIDEAHRIKNEKSKLSEIVREFKTSNRLLITGTPLQNNLHELWALLNFLLPDIFNNSEDFDEWFNANNCLGDDSLIHRLHAVLRPFLLRRLKAEVEKRLKPKKEVKVYIGLSKMQREMYTKILMRDIDIVNGAGKLEKMRLQNILMQLRKCCNHPYLFDGAEPGPPYTTDEHIVYNCGKMVILDKLLPKLKAQGSRVLIFSQMTRMLDILEDYSLWRGYNYCRLDGSTPHEDRHRQIEEYNAPDSKKFLFMLSTRAGGLGINLATADVVVLFDSDWNPQMDLQAMDRAHRIGQLKQVRVFRFITDNTVEEKIVEKAEVKLRLDKLVIQQGRLLDKTNSALNKDEMLNMIRHGADHVFASKDSDITDEDIESILAKSENRTQEVAERLEKLGESSLRNFTLDAPTESVYQFEGEDYREKQKSIVGAWIEPPKRERKANYAVDAYFREALRVTEPKAPKAPRPPKQPIVQDFQFFPPRLFELLDQEIYHYRKTVGYKVPRNPELGAEAAKVQREEQRKIDEAEQLTDDEQAEKESLLTQGFISWTKRDFNQFIKANEKYGRDDVEYMTKEVEGKTPEEVMEYSAIFWERCHELQDIDRIMAQIERGEAKIQRRTSIKRALDTKMSKYRAPFHQLRIAYGTNKGKNYTEEEDRFLVCMLHRLGFDKENVYEELRAAVRSAPQFRFDWFLKSRTAMELQRRCNTLITLIEREVQEWEEKEKVDKKKRGPKTSIGSKVEATPKLEDDGAKSEATPTKGSKRKSESAVGTPETKGRGKKKRT from the exons ATGTCGAAATCAGAGGAGGAAAGTAGCCCTATGGAAACTCCAGCTGATACTGGCGAAAATTCT CAAACAGAGTCTTCATCCCGATCATCCCTTTCTAAAGGCAAAGATGACTTTGACAAGAAAACG GAAGTGGACCGTAGCAAGAGGTTTGACTATCTCTTGAAACAAACTGAGCTTTTCGGTCATTTCATGGCAGCTCCAGGAACCAAAGCTCCATCAAGCCCCTTGAAACTGAAACCAGGAAGACCccgcaaagaaaagaaaatagcaGAAGCGGGAGATAACAGACATAGAaagactgaagaagaagaagatgaggaatTGATGGAGGAAGTCAAGGCTGCTGAGAAAGCTGCCCTTGTTACACGCTTTGATACATCACCATTTTACATCAAAGGCGGTGAGATGAGGGACTATCAAGTTCGTGGTCTCAATTGGATGATTTCATTGTATGAAAACGGCATTAATGGTATTCTGGCTGATGAGATGGGTCTGGGAAAAACCCTTCAGACAATCTCTTTGTTGGGATACATGAAGCACTACCGCAACATTAATGGACCTCACATGGTTATTGTACCAAAATCAACACTTGCCAATTGGatgaatgaattcaaaaagTGGTGCCCCACCCTTCGTGCCGTGTGCCTCACTGGAGATCAAGAAACAAGg GCCAATATCGTTCGCGATGAAATCATGCCAGGTGAATGGGATGCATGCGTTACCTCCTATGAAATCGTCATGAAAGAACGAGCTGTATTCAAGAAGTTCAACTGGCGATACATGGTTATCGACGAAGCACATCGtatcaaaaacgaaaaatccaAACTTTCAGAAATTGTCCGCGAGTTCAAAACATCTAACCGTCTACTGATCACCGGAACACCTCTTCAGAACAACTTGCACGAACTCTGGGCTCTACTTAACTTTCTTTTGCCAGACATCTTCAACAATTCAGAG GATTTCGATGAATGGTTTAACGCCAACAACTGTCTTGGAGACGATTCTCTGATCCATCGTCTGCATGCCGTTCTACGACCTTTCCTTCTCCGTCGTCTTAAGGCCGAAGTAGAAAAACGACTGAAACCTAAGAAGGAAGTTAAAGTCTATATCGGCCTTAGCAAGATGCAGCGTGAGATGTAcaccaagattttgatgaGAGATATTGATATTGTGAATGGTGCCGGAAAGTTGGAAAAGATGcgtcttcaaaatattcttatGCAGCTTCGCAAATGTTGTAACCATCCTTACCTGTTTGACGGAGCTGAACCTGGGCCACCCTACACTACCGATGAGCACATT GTTTACAATTGTGGCAAGATGGTTATCTTGGACAAACTGTTGCCTAAACTGAAAGCCCAAGGATCTCGTGTGCTTATTTTTAGCCAAATGACCCGTATGTTGGACATCTTAGAGGATTATTCCCTCTGGAGAGGTTACAAT TACTGTCGTCTCGATGGCAGCACTCCTCACGAGGATCGACATCGTCAAATTGAAGAGTATAATGCACCAGACAGCAAGAAGTTTTTATTTATGCTTTCTACTCGTGCTGGAGGTTTGGGTATTAACTTGGCCACCGCTGACGTTGTCGTACTTTTTGACTCAGATTGGAATCCTCAAATGGATCTTCAGGCTATG GATCGAGCCCATCGTATCGGTCAGCTGAAGCAGGTTAGGGTGTTTCGGTTCATCACAGACAATACAGTGGAAGAAAAGATTGTTGAGAAGGCCGAAGTGAAATTGCGTCTTGACAAATTGGTTATTCAACAAGGGCGATTACTTGACAAAACCAACAGCGCCCTCAACAAAGATGAAATGCTCAACATGATCAGACACGGAGCAGATCACGTTTTTGCCTCCAAAGACTCCGACATCACAGACGAAGACATAGAATCTATTTTAGCCAAAAGCGAAAACAGA acACAAGAAGTTGCTGAACGTCTCGAGAAACTCGGAGAATCATCGCTCCGTAATTTCACTTTGGACGCCCCAACAGAGTCCGTCTACCAGTTCGAAGGCGAAGACTATCG agagaaacaaaagtcGATTGTTGGTGCCTGGATTGAACCGCCTAAACGTGAGCGTAAGGCCAACTATGCCGTCGATGCATATTTTAGGGAAGCTCTTCGAGTTACAGAACCCAAAGCTCCCAAG GCTCCTCGACCACCTAAACAACCCATCGTGCAAGACTTCCAGTTTTTCCCGCCACGGCTATTTGAGTTGCTTGATCAAGAGATTTATCATTACCGTAAAACGGTCGGCTACAAGGTTCCACGTAACCCTGAGCTGGGAGCTGAAGCTGCCAAAGTCCAACGAGAGGAACAAAGGAAGATTGATGAAGCCGAGCAACTAACGGACGACGAGCAGGCGGAGAAGGAAAGTCTTTTAACTCAGGGTTTTATATCGTGGACGAAGCGGGACTTCAACCAGTTTATTAAAGCAAATGAGAAATATGGCCGAGATGATGTTGAATATATGACAAAAGAAGTTGAAG GTAAAACCCCAGAAGAAGTGATGGAATACAGTGCAATTTTCTGGGAGCGATGCCATGAGCTGCAGGATATTGATCGAATCATGGCTCAAATTGAGCGCGGCGAAGCCAAAATCCAACGCCGGACGTCGATCAAGAGAGCTCTCGATACTAAG atgTCAAAGTATCGAGCACCGTTCCATCAATTGCGCATTGCTTATGGAACTAACAAAGGCAAAAATTacactgaagaagaagatcgctTTCTGGTTTGTATGCTGCACCGTCTAGGGTTTGACAAAGAGAACGTGTACGAAGAGCTGCGAGCCGCTGTTAG ATCTGCTCCGCAGTTCCGCTTCGATTGGTTCCTTAAATCGCGCACAGCTATGGAGTTGCAGAGGCGATGCAATACTCTAATTACCTTAATAGAAAGAGAAGTTCAAGAGTGGGAGGAAAAGGAGAAAGTAGACAAGAAGAAGCGTGGTCCGAAGACCAGCATTGGATCTAAAGTTGAAGCAACTCCGAAATTAGAGGACGATGGAGCCAAAAGTGAAGCAACGCCTACGAAGGGCTCCAAACGCAAGAGCGAATCAGCGGTTGGTACACCGGAAACAAAAGgacgaggaaagaaaaagagaacttGA
- the LOC124341264 gene encoding mucin-2-like isoform X1 — MKTLAILVVLIAVVTSANVDSPRIRSSFRDVPIAPFPSNRAVTTVRTTTTLTTTITSLITTLTTLIVRETTTIPTTKTSIITTRPMTTIFSTTVIPTTRFSTVTERPSTTITSTTVIPTTRFTTITLRPSTTISTTITVPTTRTITSTTRPLTSTTTTLTFPVTTIITETTTSEITFTDTATTFTTTTVFPTTTVDPTATSPVEPTVEPTTDPNFTDAPCECECTTDGTTDALTDIPTDGATDTITDTPTVEPSMRMQFMVTDTYY, encoded by the exons ATGAAGACTCTG GCTATTTTGGTGGTTTTGATAGCCGTCGTTACTTCTGCCAATGTCGATTCACCTAGAATCCGGTCCAGCTTTAGAGATGTTCCCATCGCACCGTTTCCTTCGAATAGAGCCGTTACTACTGtacgcaccaccaccacgctaaccactactaTAACATCCCTTATTACTACATTGACTACACTCATAGTCAGAGAAACAACCACCATTCCAACCACTAAAACGTCAATTATTACCACCCGCCCTATGACCACGATTTTTAGTACAACTGTAATACCCACAACAAGGTTCAGTACTGTAACCGAGCGTCCTTCGACCACAATTACTAGTACAACTGTAATACCTACGACAAGGTTCACTACTATAACCCTTCGTCCTTCCACCACAATTAGTACAACAATAACCGTCCCTACCACAAGGACAATAACTTCTACCACCCGTCCTTTAACTTCCACCACAACTACTCTAACGTTCCCCGTAACAACTATCATAACTGAAACAACAACGTCAGAGATTACGTTTACAGACACGGCAACTACTTTCACAACTACAACGGTGTTTCCTACAACAACAGTCGACCCTACCGCTACTTCTCCGGTTGAGCCCACGGTTGAGCCCACTACTGATCCTAATTTTACAGATGCACCTTGTGAATGTGAATGTACTACGGATGGGACAACGGACGCACTAACAGACATTCCTACGGATGGGGCAACGGACACAATAACGGACACACCTACTGTTGAACCATCGATGAGAATGCAATTTATGGTGACTGATACCTATTATTAA
- the LOC124341264 gene encoding salivary glue protein Sgs-3-like isoform X2: MKTLAILVVLIAVVTSANVDSPRIRSSFRDVPIAPFPSNRAVTTVRTTTTLTTTITSLITTLTTLIVRETTTIPTTKTSIITTRPMTTIFSTTVIPTTRFTTITLRPSTTISTTITVPTTRTITSTTRPLTSTTTTLTFPVTTIITETTTSEITFTDTATTFTTTTVFPTTTVDPTATSPVEPTVEPTTDPNFTDAPCECECTTDGTTDALTDIPTDGATDTITDTPTVEPSMRMQFMVTDTYY; this comes from the exons ATGAAGACTCTG GCTATTTTGGTGGTTTTGATAGCCGTCGTTACTTCTGCCAATGTCGATTCACCTAGAATCCGGTCCAGCTTTAGAGATGTTCCCATCGCACCGTTTCCTTCGAATAGAGCCGTTACTACTGtacgcaccaccaccacgctaaccactactaTAACATCCCTTATTACTACATTGACTACACTCATAGTCAGAGAAACAACCACCATTCCAACCACTAAAACGTCAATTATTACCACCCGCCCTATGACCACGATTTTTAGTACAACTGTAATACCCACAACAAG GTTCACTACTATAACCCTTCGTCCTTCCACCACAATTAGTACAACAATAACCGTCCCTACCACAAGGACAATAACTTCTACCACCCGTCCTTTAACTTCCACCACAACTACTCTAACGTTCCCCGTAACAACTATCATAACTGAAACAACAACGTCAGAGATTACGTTTACAGACACGGCAACTACTTTCACAACTACAACGGTGTTTCCTACAACAACAGTCGACCCTACCGCTACTTCTCCGGTTGAGCCCACGGTTGAGCCCACTACTGATCCTAATTTTACAGATGCACCTTGTGAATGTGAATGTACTACGGATGGGACAACGGACGCACTAACAGACATTCCTACGGATGGGGCAACGGACACAATAACGGACACACCTACTGTTGAACCATCGATGAGAATGCAATTTATGGTGACTGATACCTATTATTAA
- the LOC124341410 gene encoding salivary glue protein Sgs-3-like, translating into MTKFAFTTVRKTITITKTLPGTTTIITSTTRPAVTTTSTITIPTTWTVTTITRPKTTVTETITSFSTTTFTTTMVIPTTTTTTVEPTAVTSVEPTVDPITDPNFTDGPTDAPTDIPTDIVEPSIRMLTVTDSYY; encoded by the exons ATGACCAAATTCGCTTTTACCACGGTCCGAAAAACGATAACCATCACCAAAACTTTACCCGGAACCACGACCATTATTACTTCTACAACCCGTCCTGCGGTCACAACAACTAG CACAATAACGATTCCTACCACTTGGACTGTTACAACTATAACCCGACCGAAGACTACAGTTACTGAAACAATCACTAGTTTTTCGACGACAACATTCACAACTACAATGGTGAttcctacaacaacaacaacgacagtCGAACCTACAGCTGTTACATCGGTAGAACCCACGGTGGATCCTATTACTGATCCTAATTTTACAGATGGGCCAACGGATGCGCCAACGGACATACCTACGGACATTGTTGAACCATCGATCAGAATGCTTACGGTCACCGATTCCTACTATTAG
- the LOC124341242 gene encoding uncharacterized protein LOC124341242, whose amino-acid sequence MSLDNCSIEYSDVDCENSSDSGFSISSSEIPSEPVLPRVGILLPLFCVEFVPIQLLVPCYLPINEAPDQQVSPVQSKHQLIKWSLPPPSPAPVALPGWNPMPYGLETFWQSAFCWFFRPFLTGHGHLWTLEPTQLPPLSVEWPWHSISYLAKVRFQCKCKRSWTSMKGRVAFWFRIRRQGEEIFCEVLFKLFGQKCSSCNPSVSVDESEFLLPLWYPDEIENAIRFLSGQVIAAYYGGRKVNDQPLSVRFQSSKPISDRSSVHHDATRCQACQYGLCLTSQSFSI is encoded by the exons ATGTCTCTTGACAACTGTTCCATCGAGTACTCGG ATGTCGATTGCGAGAATTCGTCCGACAGTGGATTTTCCATCTCTTCCTCGGAAATTCCGAGTGAACCAGTTCTCCCTCGAGTTGGAATTTTGCTTCCGCTTTTCTGTGTAGAGTTCGTTCCTATTCAGCTGTTGGTTCCGTGTTACTTGCCCATCAATGAAGCTCCGGATCAACAAGTCAGCCCTGTCCAGTCTAAGCATCAACTCATCAAGTGGTCGCTACCTCCTCCATCTCCGGCACCTGTTGCTCTTCCTGGATGGAATCCGATGCCTTA TGGATTGGAAACATTTTGGCAGAGCGCTTTCTGCTGGTTCTTCCGTCCCTTTCTGACCGGACACGGACATCTGTGGACACTGGAGCCAACGCAACTTCCTCCGCTTTCCGTCGAGTGGCCATGGCATTCCATTTCTTACTTGGCTAAAGTTCGATTCCAGTGCAAG tGCAAGCGATCATGGACATCCATGAAGGGTCGAGTGGCCTTTTGGTTCCGTATCCGACGACAAGGCGAAGAAATCTTCTGTGAAGTTTTGTTCAAATTGTTTGGACAGAAATGCAGTTCTTGCAACCCTTCAGTCTCAGTCGATGAG TCTGAATTCCTGCTTCCGCTGTGGTATCCCGATGAAATCGAAAATGCCATCAGATTCCTTTCAGGCCAAGTCATCGCTGCTTATTACGGAGGAAGGAAGGTGAATGATCAGCCGCTGAGTGTTCGTTTCCAGAGCAGCAAGCCCATCAGCGACCGTTCATCGGTTCACCATGATGCCACTCGTTGCCAAGCTTGTCAATATGGATTATGTTTAACTTCTCaatctttttctatttga
- the LOC124341104 gene encoding carboxypeptidase B-like has product MSLLFALFAVNWVFFACHAAPTGQCKATRNTATSYSGFQIWSITPHSQSEQTALFKIIKNYKLEIWKETKELDDPVDIMVPPRVQKEVRQKLKEAKLPYDIEILDLQKEIKNENPIVNASASTRNAAHQMDWTRYHRLDDIYGYLKYLADTYPCHVQLINIGTSYEGRPLYVVHISNSTSAHTPAIWIDGTFHAREWISPAVVTYIIQQLVEDPANLKLLQNVDWYIMPVVNPDGYEYSHVSSRLWRKTRSPSEVESGRCQGVDPNRNFDFKWGGAGSSSNPCSQVYKGPKAFSEPETLAYANFISSISYKTKLYLTLHSSGQKIMLPWGYDRIVPHNFDEMLALAQNAACKFKLFNYKVGNKVDLLYRASGNSADWAASIGIEYVYSVELPIRGFVLPASNIIPVSQDFFRAMDVFADKVSTLTVVVK; this is encoded by the exons ATGTCGTTGTTGTTTGCTTTATTCGCCGTGAATTGGGTTTTCTTTGCCTGTCACGCCGCTCCAACCGGACAATGCAAAGCAACACGGAACACTGCCACTTCGTATTCCGGATTCCAGATTTGGTCAATCACGCCTCATTCGCAAAGCGAACAAACTGCCCTTTTCAAGATCATCAAAAACTACA AACTTGAGATATGGAAAGAGACCAAGGAATTGGACGACCCGGTGGATATCATGGTACCGCCCCGCGTACAAAAAGAAGTCAGACAAAAGTTGAAAGAAGCTAAACTGCCCTACGACATCGAAATCCTGGACTTGcaaaaggaaattaaaaaCGAGAATCCCATCGTCAACGCCAGTGCCAGCACTCGTAACGCAG CTCACCAAATGGACTGGACCAGGTACCACCGGTTGGACGATATTTACGGCTACCTCAAATATTTGGCCGACACTTACCCGTGTCATGTCCAGTTGATTAATATCGGTACCTCGTACGAAGGACGGCCGCTCTACGTTGTTCACATCTCCAATTCGACTTCTGCCCACACACCTGCAATTTGGATCGATGGAA CATTTCACGCTCGAGAATGGATTTCGCCAGCGGTGGTAACTTACATTATTCAACAGCTCGTTGAAGATCCGGCAAACTTGAAACTCTTGCAGAATGTCGACTGGTACATTATGCCCGTTGTGAATCCTGACG GTTATGAGTATTCACATGTGAGCAGTCGACTATGGCGAAAAACTCGTTCACCGTCGGAAGTGGAATCAGGAAGGTGTCAAGGTGTTGATCCTAATCGTAATTTTGACTTTAAG TGGGGTGGTGCAGGCTCAAGCAGTAATCCGTGCTCTCAAGTATACAAGGGACCTAAAGCCTTTTCCGAGCCAGAGACTCTTGCCTACGCAAATTTCATCAGCAGCATTTCCTACAAAACTAAa CTTTACCTAACTCTTCACAGCTCTGGTCAGAAGATTATGCTTCCTTGGGGTTACGATCGAATTGTACCACACAATTTTGACGAAATGTTGGCACTGGCCCAGAATGCCGCTTGTAAATTCAAGCTGTTCAATTATAAAGTTGGAAACAAGGTCGATCTTCTCTACCGTGCTTCAG GTAACTCGGCAGATTGGGCCGCATCTATTGGAATCGAATACGTCTACTCCGTCGAGCTTCCAATCAGAGGATTTGTCTTACCTGCCTCAAACATTATACCGGTGAGCCAAGACTTCTTCCGGGCTATGGATGTTTTCGCTGATAAAGTATCCACTCTCACTGTGGTTGTCAAATAA